A single region of the Fusarium fujikuroi IMI 58289 draft genome, chromosome FFUJ_chr05 genome encodes:
- a CDS encoding related to MYHalpha3 protein (DNA repair enzyme), which yields MDKFLQKTQARATRSSAINASQKFLSQLEPEDDKNSLTKNRAAKRPSPSQDEDFDASERDATPENDIKLPVAKRRKTQPARGKNANSKIHEALFSNEGETCQNPCTPPSRHHPLSYHRPLLLKESSSRQALLSWFDGVSTKRSMPWRKSWINPKDHGQTELRNLLERRAYEVWISEIMLQQTRVAVVIDYWNRWMEKWPTIHDLAAASADDVLSAWRGLGYYSRATRIHEAAKLVVNDSTMEGLLPSCTQDLEAKVPGVGRYTAGAISAIVFGRAAPMVDGNVLRVLSRQLGLFGNVKTNKVVIDTLWAAADALVKAIARDGTDAQSDEEVETSDRPGRWGQALMELGSTICIPKPNCSECPIASTCRAYAEGQTLIPRKGRDTKIGDIEDLCDLCEPFEESTALDEPEVKVEAKASKKAKTNGGQGKQMTLAAFAFKGPSGDKKASTKVETGPGPRDMEVIVDHARKFPLKVIKKAVREEETLVCVIRRGDGQYLVQKRPEKGLLAGLWEFPSYIMEDPKEGNTPAKRRSKALSYVSKLAGEHGGKAVRPKHMEELGSVPWLFSHLKLTMHVHLFSLEDGDLNDTKSLASSRLRWATPEAVDEESMGTGMRKCWTLAKDQD from the coding sequence ATGGACAAATTCCTTCAGAAAACACAAGCGCGAGCAACGCGTTCAAGCGCAATCAATGCATCGCAAAAATTCTTATCACAGTTGGAGCCTGAAGATGATAAGAATTCCTTAACTAAGAATCGCGCGGCTAAGCGCCCCTCACCTTCTCAAGACGAAGACTTTGACGCGTCTGAGAGAGACGCGACGCCAGAAAACGATATCAAGCTGCCTGTAGCAAAGCGACGGAAAACGCAGCCCGCAAGAGGCAAAAATGCAAACTCCAAGATTCATGAGGCTCTGTTCTCAAATGAAGGGGAGACATGCCAGAACCCATGCACCCCTCCGTCAAGGCATCATCCTCTCTCGTATCACCGACCCCTATTACTGAAagagtcttcttctcgccaggCACTTCTCAGCTGGTTTGACGGCGTGAGTACCAAGCGTTCGATGCCATGGCGCAAGTCCTGGATAAATCCAAAGGATCATGGTCAAACAGAGCTTCGCAACCTCCTGGAACGACGAGCTTATGAGGTCTGGATCAGTGAGATCATGCTGCAGCAGACGCGAGTTGCTGTGGTCATAGACTACTGGAACAGATGGATGGAAAAGTGGCCCACGATCCACGATCTCGCTGCTGCAAGTGCCGATGATGTTCTCAGTGCCTGGCGCGGCTTGGGATACTACAGCAGAGCAACAAGAATTCACGAGGCGGCAAAACTTGTGGTGAACGATTCTACTATGGAAGGACTTTTGCCTTCCTGCACACAAGATCTCGAGGCAAAGGTTCCTGGTGTTGGGCGATACACTGCCGGTGCCATTTCAGCCATTGTCTTTGGGCGAGCTGCGCCGATGGTTGATGGAAACGTTCTACGCGTGTTGAGCCGACAACTTGGGCTATTCGGCAACGTGAAAACCAACAAAGTCGTGATCGATACACTATGGGCTGCTGCCGATGCTTTGGTCAAAGCTATTGCGCGAGATGGGACTGATGCTCAAAGCGACGAAGAAGTCGAAACAAGCGATCGCCCTGGACGTTGGGGACAAGCACTCATGGAATTGGGAAGCACAATCTGCATACCCAAGCCAAACTGCTCCGAGTGCCCCATTGCTTCGACCTGCCGTGCCTACGCTGAAGGACAAACGTTAATCCCAAGGAAAGGCCGTGATACAAAGATTGGGGACATCGAAGATTTGTGCGACCTCTGCGAGCCCTTTGAAGAATCAACGGCTTTAGACGAGCCAGAGGTCAAGGTGGAAGCCAAGGCTTCCaaaaaggccaagacgaATGGAGGACAAGGCAAGCAGATGACCTTGGCCGCATTTGCCTTCAAGGGACCATCTGGAGATAAGAAGGCTTCCACGAAAGTGGAAACGGGCCCAGGTCCTCGGGATATGGAGGTTATTGTCGATCATGCACGCAAATTCCCGCTCAAAGTCATCAAAAAGGCagtcagagaagaagagacattAGTCTGCGTGATTCGTCGGGGTGACGGGCAATATCTGGTTCAGAAACGTCCAGAGAAGGGACTTCTCGCTGGTCTGTGGGAATTCCCCAGCTATATTATGGAAGACCCTAAGGAGGGTAACACGCCGGCAAAGCGAAGATCGAAGGCATTGTCATACGTGTCCAAGCTGGCAGGTGAGCACGGAGGTAAAGCAGTGAGACCTAAACAtatggaagagcttggcAGTGTACCGTGGCTTTTTTCTCATTTGAAGCTTACGATGCATGTCCACTTGTTCAGCCTGGAAGATGGCGACTTGAATGACACGAAGTCGCTTGCTTCAAGTCGACTGAGATGGGCGACTCCtgaagctgttgatgaagagtctATGGGTACAGGGATGCGCAAGTGCTGGACACTTGCTAAGGATCAAGACTAA
- a CDS encoding related to C4-dicarboxylate transport protein mae1: MDNDNWKEGHTRVAGQKRFKSTANVRIVERLKHITWAWFTFVMSTGGIALLLHSTPHQFRGLQVIGKIYFILTLVLFVAIVSGLVFRFMKTPYALRSSLMHPTESLFFPCSLLSVATIIANATVYGVPATGPWLATALRVCFWLYAGLSILSAIVQFYVLFTGAHLPIHSMTPAWILPVFPAMLTGTLASALMSSQSPEHRMSMIVAGLTFQGLGWTVSLFMYPLYLGRLMQDGLPAPAMRPGMFIAVGPAGYTAVAIIGMSRSLPEGYGYFATYPMANEILRVLALWTGVWIWCVGFWFLGFSLFAVLASALRWKLKFSMSWWAFVFPNIGFTLATAYIGEELQSEGINGDP, encoded by the exons ATGGACAATGATAACTGGAAAGAAGGCCATACACGAGTGGCAGGGCAAAAACGCTTCAAGTCCACAGCCAACGTTCGAATCGTGGAACGTCTCAAGCACATAACATGGGCATGGTTCACATTTGTCATGAGCACAGGCGGTATTGCGCTACTGCTACACTCAACGCCACATCAGTTTCGAGGTCTGCAGGTTATCGGCAAGATCTACTTTATCCTTACGTTGGTCCTTTTTGTTGCCATCGTATCTGGTCTTGTTTTTCGCTTCATGAAGACGCCGTATGCGCTGAGGAGTAGCTTAATGCATCCCACTGAGAGTCTTTTCTTCCCGTGCTCTCTACTCAGCGTCGCTACTATCATTGCGAATGCAACTGTATATGGTGTTCCCGCTACTGGGCCGTGGCTAGCTACTGCATTGCGAGTGTGTTTCTGGTTGTATGCTGGGCTTTCGATCTTATCCGCCATAGTCCAGTTCTATGTCCTTTTCACCGGGGCTCATTTGCCTATTCATTCCATGACACCAGCATGGATTCTACCAGTATTTCCAGCAATGCTCACTGGGACCCTCGCTTCTGCCCTCATGTCCTCTCAGAGCCCGGAACATCGGATGTCAATGATAGTAGCTGGCCTGACTTTCCAGGGTCTTGGGTGGACAGTATCTCTGTTCATGTATCCGTTGTACTTGGGCAGGTTGATGCAGGATGGTCTTCCAGCACCAGCAATGCGACCTGGCATGTTCATCGCTGTAGGCCCAGCAGGATACACAGCGGTGGCCATCATCGGTATGTCGAGATCGCTTCCAGAAGGCTATGGCTACTTTGCAACATACCCAATGGCGAACGAAATCCTTCGAGTGTTGGCACTCTGGACTGGCGTATGGATCTGGTGTGTTGGCTTCTGGTTCCTTGGATTCAGCCTCTTCGCCGTTCTCGCCTCTGCATTGAGATGGAAATTAAAGTTCAGCATGAGTTGGTGGGCTTTTGTCTTCCCGAATATTGGCTTCACCCTAGCCACAGCGTACATTGGTGAGGAATTGCAGAGTGAAGGGATTAA CGGTGATCCGTAG
- a CDS encoding related to hexamer-binding protein HEXBP, which yields MDSFQQQQQQQPRGACYSCGSTGHQARDCPTKGPAKCYNCGGEGHMSRDCTEPMKDNKSCYKCGQPGHISRDCPMSGGSGQATECYKCGEIGHIARNCSKSSYGNNYGGGFGGGAGKTCYSCGGYGHMSRECVNGMKCYNCGESGHYSRDCPKESAGGEKICYKCQQPGHVQSQCPSN from the exons ATGGATTCTtttcagcagcaacaacagcagcagccccgTGGCGCTTGCTACTCTT GCGGTTCTACTGGCCACCAG GCCCGTGACTGCCCTACCAAGGGTCCTGCTAAGTG CTACAACTGTGGTG GCGAGGGCCACATGA GCCGTGACTGCACCGAGCCCATGAAGGATAACAAGTCCTGCTACAAGTGCGGCCAGCCCGGCCACATCTCCCGTGACTGCCCCATGAGCGGCGGCAGCGGCCAGGCTACCGAGTGCTACAAG TGTGGTGAGATTGGCCACATTGCCCGCAACTGCTCCAAGTCCTCCTACGGTAACAACTATGGTGGTGGCTTCGGTGGTGGCGCTGGCAAGACCTGCTACTCTTGCGGTGGCTACGGCCATATGTCTC GCGAGTGTGTCAACGGCATGAAGTGCTACAACTGTGGCGAGTCTGGCCACTACTCCCGCGACTGCCCCAAGGAGTCCGCTGGTGGTGAGAAGATCTGCTACAAGTGCCAGCAGCCTGGACACGTCCAGTCTCAGTGCCCCAGCAACTAA
- a CDS encoding related to tol protein encodes MSTTFCKACSGIFQGHYVPSNVLSEKDMVDVQDTDFGIPGFTKDVTEWKVRLEYATGQDKPTPYFHHSLHDLAKNADKCSLCAVMSERIQSDKQPAAIPQRLKEMKEMGKNIIGIPIIKPKPGTFCGMFTLGFLHRWGAVQPLMLLESLRDTFSKNIPFDTIPPTFQDAIRLANALDVEYIWIDSLCIIQDSKDDWQTEAAQMASIYSLSYVTISATAAQDSAAGLREQHPMLKHPCEVIPSWTGFGNQIPPVPVRIVNRSAFCDAVLAQPLFRRGWVFQEWILSPRTIHVARDQLWWTSASDMTSEGFAANETCEGFDFDVHREYIHTMAPGTLYSMESQSEESLQLVWHTLLQEYMSRSLTFESDRLVAFAGIASFYQSHAKIKANSYLAGIWRHVLLQDLLWTISEGRKVSPPQNYRAPSWSWASVEPAPDTKKKFLIGSQEINIKLSETEQPWVCTATAIEASVAITGSEFGSVSGGYIVLQGPLIKARLSMNMIDLSNRLTEEQALEFVPGGKLRFVQNRVTVPGGPTVATMGAYTHMSATRALLDDVIPTVLAEEVADIYLSVLYCRFNRDGSPIGQALVLVRGIEKGEFRRIGQVGMTGEAIEPWAENRDFSKFAPLTDEEEFLSMGNRPGIYNYRIV; translated from the exons ATGTCCACGACCTTTTGCAAAGCATGTTCCGGTATCTTTCAGGGGCATTACGTCCCATCGAATGTCCTGTCCGAGAAAGACATGGTTGATGTTCAAGACACTGATTTTGGAATTCCTGGCTTCACGAAAGACGTAACTGAATGGAAAGTCAGACTGGAATACGCAACAGGGCAAGACAAACCAACACCATATTTCCATCACAGCCTCCATGACCTGGCTAAAAATGCGGACAAGTGTAGTCTATGTGCTGTCATGTCGGAGAGGATACAGTCGGATAAACAGCCAGCGGCCATTCCTCAGAGACTGAAAGAGATGAAGGAAATGGGGAAGAATATCATTGGAATCCCCATCATCAAGCCAAAGCCGGGGACATTTTGTGGCATGTTCACTCTTGGATTTCT CCACCGCTGGGGTGCAGTACAACCGCTCATGTTGTTGGAGTCTCTGAGAGATACATTCTCTAAGAACATCCCCTTCGATACGATCCCCCCAACATTTCAAGACGCCATCAGATTGGCCAACGCGCTGGACGTTGAGTACATTTGGATTGACTCGCTCTGTATCATTCAAGATTCCAAGGATGATTGGCAGACCGAAGCTGCACAGATGGCTTCTATTTACTCCCTGTCCTATGTCACAATCTCCGCTACTGCTGCCCAAGATTCTGCAGCTGGCCTCAGAGAACAACATCCGATGCTGAAACATCCTTGTGAGGTCATTCCATCCTGGACAGGGTTTGGGAATCAGATTCCACCTGTGCCTGTCAGGATCGTGAACAGATCTGCTTTCTGCGACGCAGTCCTTGCCCAGCCCCTGTTCCGTAGGGGATGGGTCTTCCAAGAATGGATTCTATCGCCAAGGACCATACACGTTGCTCGAGACCAGCTCTGGTggacctcagcctcagatATGACCTCTGAAGGTTTTGCTGCAAACGAGACATGTGAaggctttgactttgatgttCATCGAGAATACATCCATACAATGGCCCCTGGGACCCTATATTCAATGGAAAGCCAAAGTGAAGAGAGTCTACAGCTCGTGTGGCATACTTTACTGCAAGAATACATGTCACGCTCGCTCACATTTGAGTCCGATCGCTTAGTAGCATTCGCCGGTATTGCTAGCTTTTATCAGAGTCATGCGAAGATTAAAGCGAACTCTTATTTGGCGGGAATATGGCGCCATGttctccttcaagatctATTATGGACTATAAGTGAGGGTAGAAAAGTCTCGCCGCCACAGAATTACCGCGCCCCATCGTGGTCCTGGGCCTCAGTTGAGCCAGCACCGGATACGAAAAAGAAGTTCCTGATAGGGAGCCAGGAGATAAACATAAAATTGTCAGAGACGGAACAGCCTTGGGTCTGTACAGCCACTGCCATTGAGGCATCTGTTGCGATAACGGGGTCGGAATTTGGGTCTGTTTCTGGAGGGTACATTGTCCTCCAGGGGCCATTAATCAAGGCTCGGCTTTCTATGAACATGATCGACCTATCGAATCGTCTCACGGAAGAACAGGCTTTGGAGTTCGTACCAGGCGGGAAGTTGCGATTTGTCCAAAATCGTGTTACAGTACCAGGAGGTCCAACTGTGGCAACCATGGGGGCATATACACATATGTCGGCGACCAGGGCTCTACTCGATGATGTTATCCCAACTGTGCTGGCTGAAGAGGTTGCCGATATTTATCTTTCAGTCCTCTACTGCCGCTTCAATCGCGATGGAAGTCCTATTGGCCAAGCATTGGTTCTTGTTAGAGGCATCGAGAAAGGAGAGTTCCGTCGAATTGGCCAAGTTGGCATGACTGGAGAGGCCATAGAGCCCTGGGCTGAGAATAGGGATTTTAGCAAGTTTGCGCCTCTTACAGACGAGGAAGAATTTCTCAGTATGGGGAATCGACCTGGAATCTACAACTATCGAATTGTCTAG